The Branchiostoma floridae strain S238N-H82 chromosome 1, Bfl_VNyyK, whole genome shotgun sequence sequence ttaagttggccgccatcttggatttcgactgatgacgtcatcaaattagcataacaTATTAATATTGAATcgtgaaatttacgttgaattttataagatgtcatgaacaagtgtgttttgccaagaaaaccttaaaacttaaatgtttaagccaaaattagaaaattgcataatagatatgcctgtcataattccgttgccatggcaacgtgaaAAATGATTAACTTATCTTATTCACTTTAATTGCTTGcaatcaacattttctcaaaagggaccaagttttgtggccctagcataagctattcaggggctatgtgactttgaagttggttcAGGCATAAAAACAACTTTACCCGGTTTGAATAgtgttagtgcaaaatgtggtccccATGATCTTTTGcgtaaattatgataatgagctagaattattcttacttaatcatgtcaaactgttccacatagattaatgaagctatacatatatacaaatcacaaaaagagtcataaaaaaaactgtattggTACAAAACGtgatggggtcagttttgaccccaaatggtaatctacgtcacaaaaaaggtacggtggtttgagggttaaagacaTCATTGAGAGAAGGTTGATCAGAGTGGCATTATAACAAACACCTTGCTTAATTTGATGAATCCCTCTCCATTGTTATTGCCAAGAAACACCCAGTTGTATACCCACAGGCATGTTTAAATTTTGTTAAAAGATTGACCCTCAATTGGATCTTACAATGTGTCTAGTATGTGTACCTCTGTAACTGTAATTGTggaaaaacacagacacagggACACAGTCGCACACACATGCATCATACACGtatgttcaaaacaaaaatcaaaaagaaattaCTAACTGACCTTTCCTGTGAGAAGTTCAAACAACAAAGCCCCCAAGCTCCACCAATCACAAGCCGGCGTCACCCTGAACACACTTGCCACTTCTGTAGCAAGAATATAAACACAATGTACATCAATTACAATATTCAAAACAGCATATGAGTAATGCAAGTTTGCATGTACCTTTTTACCTTATCTAGCCATACCATCCACAGGTTTTGAAGTCTGTTTGAATTACACCACTCAGATGTCAGATTGAAAATTTTAAGTCGTATGTCAGCAGGCGACCAGAAAAAAGGCATTAGGGTCAACGATCAACAGGTTTTTGCTATGGTCGGTCAGGAAACCAGAAACACAACCTTTTTTCTTGGCATAATGACTGGACCTTAGGGTACATTCTGGACCAGGAAAGTGTGGTgatgacacgaagaagaagaagaaagccttgtatagtacatgtacgtgtttGAATTTTACCTTTGCTTTCCATAAGTCAATTGAGAAAGTGTGTGGTTATGAGATACAATGAAAGCTTCAGGATATGCATCACAGCCCCACTTGATTTGGTGGAATCCTCATATGATTTCATGGTGTCTACTGGGGGATATCATTAAATTCCTTGTTGAATTTTGCTGGATATCCCACAATATCGGTCACCAAATACCAAGAAAGCATCTCAAAAGGTGATACTGGAGACTGCGGGGCATGATGCAAACCCCAAAGCCTGTATTGTATGACAATATCAAGGTAACCATTTACCAGGTGCCACATACAGCTGTTGACTTGATGGCCAGCTGAAGGACCTGTCCACACTGGTCCACTGGCTGAAGTAGGTCAGGCGGATGTGACCTGAGGAGCGACAAGAGAGATCAAGAATGTTTAAACATcttcattgtacaaaatgtatgtgccTGGTGCCTTAAAGAACTTATATGTCATTTTAATAAGCATCAAACAGTGATAACAATAAGTCAATCCTACCTCTGTCACTCAATAGCACATTGTCCGGACTCAGGTCTCTGTGATGGGATTAAAACAAAAGAATTCATCACGAGGATTGTGAAAAGCCATAATAATGTTCAATAATAACTTAACACATTGATTAAGTCATAACTTGAGCCTATCTTGTCCAGGTACTGTaggatgtacattttgtagcagTCTGAGTTACATGCTGTACTAATTCTTCTGGTGTAAAAATCCCTTCAGTCGAAAAGGCTTTTGAGGATAATACAGACCAAATAAAGGCAACTTGACACCCCTCccctcaacacacacacacacacacacacacacacacacacacacacacacacacacacactcccaacagtatttcattatgtacttCCAAAGATGTACTCATTTGGAACCTCTAGTTTGCAAATtcacaataaagaaagaaattgaaagaaagaaactgaaaGATTTGAGGGACTTTCACCTGCAGATGATGCCTCTTTGGTGTAGTTTGGACAAGGCAATGACAATCTCCGCTGCCCACTGTCTCACACATGGCTCTGGCAGCGTCATGCCCTGGAACGACTTAGCCGATTTATCTAAATGCGAAAACAATACAGACGTCGTCCTTTTCCTTGGCCGCACATCCTCCCCCTGATCCATAAATGATTCATCCCTTCTTCCTGAGTAGATGTTGAACTGTTTTGGGGACTGTCCAGATGTATCAGAGCCATGTCTCAATTCTGCACTCTCTGCTGAAGGTTTTCTCAAAGGCAATTTTGCTGCCTTGTCAGATTTCTTTTCTGGTGTGGAAGTGTCCAGAGAGTCCAATCTTTCTCTTGGACTACCTCCGCTAGTACTTCTGCGGTCTCCTGATGATGTTTGTTTTACAGGGCTCTGTTGTGGTGACAACCTTGGTGAGATGTATCCGGGAGATTTTGTTCCGCTAGAGGTGCTCGAGCTAGACCTCCTCTTTATAGGTGTTACAGGCAGACTGGGGATGGTGTCCTTATGAATCATCACAGAAGACTTTGCGTCACCTTCCAGGGCTACTGTCGTACTGAAGGTACCCGTGTTCAAAATAGGGGCATCGTCGGGGTCAATGTCCAGCCGTACAGGGGGGTATTCTAACTTAAATACGTCCTCATCCACCCCCTCTTCCTGGTCCATGTCCTCCAGTGGATTCACCCGGATGTTGTAAGAACCTTTCTTGTAAGAATGCTTCCTGCCCGCAGGTCGCATCTGCATCAGTTTGTCCAGAACCTTCTGCTGTTCTTCACTCAAGGGGTTGGACTCCTCTTCTGTGGAACCACGAGGGACCCCTGTGGAACCAGGAGGTACCCCTGTGGAACCAGGGTCAGACTGTGGCAAAGTACCAGCTTCACAAGGTAGTGATGGGGTCTGTGAGGAATCATTGACATCATCAGAAACAAGGGAACCTGTTCTCTGCACTGTACTTGGCAGAACTGTTTCTCCTTCCATTTCCATTGTATTCAGTCTTGCATCCATATCAGTGAGTGCAGGCCCACAGGAGTCAATTTCTTTGTCCCTTATGGTCTCAACATCATGTTTGTTTGCAACAGTTTGGTCATTGTGTTCTGACAGACATGTTCCTTCACTGACCACTTCTTCTGACTCTACCCTTTCTCCTTGTAATCTGTTTGACTCTGACTTTCTGTCTGACACTACAGTAGACTCTGTACCTTCTTCAGAAGAATCTTCTCTGACACATTCAATCATCCCATTTGCATTTTCATCATTGAGACCTGTCTCATTATGAGAGAAAACTTCTTCGTCTTTACCTTCGTCTTCCTCTTTATGTGCACATTCTACACCTGTCTTCTCTATAAGACAATGTTCTGATTCACTTGTGGCTACATCTGTTTGTAAATTATCTACTCTGATATCTACATGCTGCTCTGTTGTTCCAAACTCATCTCCCTCGCTGAGCCCAAAAGGATCTCTCTCCATTTCGTTTTCTTCCGCAACAACGGAGTCGTAGATACTTTTGAACTCTTCGTTCTTCTTGTTCAGTTCCAGAACAGACGTAAAGTCTTCCTCTTCCATACTCTCAATACTGAACACATGCATGTCTGCATTGGGGATCTTACTGGGGAGGAACGTCCCACTGTTGCTGTGCACCATTGGTTCCTCAGTGTTGTCTTCCTGTGCAAGTATGGCGCTCACATCGCCAACATCACTGAGAAAGGAAGAGTCTCTGTCTCGCAGTTTGACCGGAGATATCAGGCTGTCGCTGGTCATACTTCTGTGTCTGTCGTCGAAGACGTACTCGTCACCGTACACGGGGCTGGCGAGGTCGCTGGAGAAGCTGCTCGCGCGATCCCGCTCCTTCTCGTACTGGTGGAACAGGTCAACGTAACTGCTGACCGGCTCTGGCCCCGCCGTCAGGTCATCGTCCATCGAAGTGTCCCTGTGGTCATCTGTTGCCTTTTCCAACTGCAACTCTTGATCAATCTGCGCCAGTAACAAGTCTTCTGGCGACGCATCGTTCTCGGGATTGTCTCCAGACTTGAGAGATGGCTGATGTTTTGGGCTGAGGGTCTTGTTGCTGGATGCAGCGGACGTGTGTTCCACGGTACTGGAGGTCCTACCATGGGAGGCGTGGGAACCCTCCTCCAGGCTACGCTCTTGGAACTCCCCGCTGTCCTGGCCGAAGGTGCTGTGCTGGTGGAGGTACCCACTGATGCTGCTCCACAGCTTTCCTCCTAAAACATCAAACATCAAGACTTAGTCTTAACCAGTGGatgtagaaatgtaacaactaaCAGAAACTCGGTGCTATTATCTcaagatgtacattttgtagcagaTACTTAAACGGCTCAAAGacacattgtgtacatgtagcagtacatgtattatccattacattgtatttgattatactgctgctgggatccctgacaaaggggtaggcagcagtcagctacTCTTCATACTGTGCTTCCATGTGGCTCTTTGTATTACATAAtagtgtgcgtgtatgtgtgcaatgtcatatagaatacaacatggggAATTCTGTATCATCTTTGTTACCAGGTTGGCTCCTTCAACAGTAGAAGGCTAGAGGGCACTCTGACCATGTTgtatttatattgcaatccatacatagtatgggattgcaatatattgtttttgctgagtctcttctcctcctgtcaaaatcttcaagttgattcaactttttcatttttggatcaAATGAGCtaaaatttggcagggtggtagaaatagcaaatacccccagacgtttttttcactttcttcatagaggccttagaatttatgatatttagggtttttggtcatttttagaccaattatgtatattttgggaccctgtgccctggtattacaacctaatggcctgaaatttggtacagaggtgcattggacatatgagcacagaaaaccatcaacactttcttcatagatcacttcaaaaatgagttattttagggtttttggccattttttactaaaaatgtatatctttggcttctatgcccttgtatggaaaccaaatgacctgcaatttagtacataggtgcattggacatatgacaacaggaccacaTCAACGCTTTCGTTATCGATcatttcaaaaatgagttattttgggtttttcggccatttttgactaaaaatgtttatttttggctcctatacccttgtatgaaaacctaatgacctgaaattcggcatgaaggtgtgtctggTATGTGCCCACAGTgcctcattttcactttgggcatacattaccttgaattgttgaattttgggattttttgccatttatggactaaaaatgttaagttttggctcctgtgcctatgtatgaaaaccaaatggtctgaaatttggtatgaaggtgcgtacagtatgtagccacagggctctatccacacctatggtgtacatcaatcaaaaattgtgaaatttttgattttttgccatttttgaccaaaaatgtacatttttgcttcctgtgtcatgagaaagccaactgatctggaatttggtgttggggtagctttagcactataaatgggaaatgggccacatagactggtccattttgcatagattggggtgttctggaagagtcctttattgtatgaagatggattgcaatatgctgtatttgctcccaagcaaatgtcggcctttctagtctaaTAGTATTTTTGTCACAGCCATCAGAGAAAACATGAATTTCAATGCAAATGTACTGGAAGTTGACAAAATGTAGTGTCCTCATTCAAAAATttgtaacaacaacaattccAACATCTTGATCTCACTGGTATTTTAATTTTCAACAGCAAGAAAAATGCATTTGAATCATTCTACAGAAGTCTGTGCAATACAACTTTGATCCTGTGTAATACAGTAAAATACAGACCGGTCCAAAACATCTGCATTTACTGTTATACTAGGAATGACTTGTATATTTGATAAAAAGATTTTCATGACATTGTTACCTGCTGCATACtccagcactaggaacacagcATGTTCGGTGGTATAGTAACAGTACAGCTGGACCATGTAGGGTATTCTGGCAGGAACTATGCTTTTGTGACATGTGTGGTCACCACTATCCTTCTGGAGAACCTAATACATGTCAAGAAAAATATAGAACATAACTTTTAATTCCAAAGCAAAATATGCATATAAAAGTACAACAGAATTTCAAACTCTTCACAATACAGTCTTACCTTCACATCCCACTGTGAACTTTTATAGCTCTAaatcaggactgtctccagctttcaattcttttctgtcccactcattgtttagaagccatgttgttacattttacttttcattttcattttttccttttAAGTTTTAAATTCACTCTTATCGGTGTAAtgtcaacaagcaaatttctgtccttggACAGATGGACAGGTCTTGGATCCAGCTCTGTTCTAAATACTGACTGGAAACATATGTTGTTTAAATCTTTGAACCACAAATTCCATTATACTTCAGGTCTTTCAGCCCTTTTTGGCAGgatgatgtacatttgtatatgtactgGTAACAAATGATAGTAAAGGTCAATCCAAGGTAATGAATGATAATGACAGCTGGTTAGCAAACTTGGATATTGAGATGCATGGTCGACTCTGCAACAGTTGTGTGATATTATAGGGTGTTAATATAAACAAGATAAACACTAGAAAACTTACCTTGATGACATATGTATTGTTGGTAGTGATGTCAATCACTAAGGCAACCTGCAAAAgcaaaaaacacatttcaagcAATTACTCCAGGTATAAACCATTGTGCTtccttatacatttgtactttagaAGTAATCCAATATTGTACATGTCTTACAATGTAGTCCTGGACTCAAGTGGCCCTGGGGGTGCCATAAGGCTTTCATTCTCTTATTGGATGAAAAACTGCCTGATACTTAGCATTtacaaacttgaccttcatcttgTCAAGTGTTAATGTCAAATAAACATGGTATAGACACTGATGTACTCACCTTGTCGACCACACCAATGACCTTGTAGTTCTGAAGGTCAGAAGTTGGCCCACACAGATGTGCAGTGACTGGGTCCAGGTCCACACTGTCAGTCTATGGAACAGTCAATGGAACAGATAAGTGCAATTAAAGTATTCATCCAACAAATCAACAATGTGAAGCATGCTAAAATATAAGATATCGTTCACCTCACGAAtagtacttttaaaaaaatgacattgtgCACCTCCGTCGAAAATCTGAATACCAGATTCAGAAGCTGGATATGCTTTAGCCTTACAATTTTGTTGTTTGAGGTGAAATTGTTCCAACTTCTGGCACATCTTGcattgaaatgtttgttttcttgggtaggtatgacataaaaaaagaatataacagtgtattctgcatcaccctcagtcccagccctcccgtgggTTGGATAGGCCAACAGCCTTGGGGAGATCTGGCCTGTAGTCAGGCTGGTACCTAaagtgatacggaatacacagTTTTGTATTCTCTatttaacatacattcgcataattccaccaggtgccataatactgccacctcaaaaaacattgttatagaggccttctcaacacctaaatatctgaattgtaatagatttaggatatttaacattcggtgttcaagacaatcttggaaagacctctatatatatatatactaatgtttttttgaggtggcagtattatggcaccagGTGGAATANNNNNNNNNNNNNNNNNNNNNNNNNNNNNNNNNNNNNNNNNNNNNNNNNNNNNNNNNNNNNNNNNNNNNNNNNNNNNNNNNNNNNNNNNNNNNNNNNNNNGATGATTTGGGCTCAATTCACTATATATGCCTGTCCCCGGTAGATGCCTGTTGTACAGGTCCTCTGCTCGCAGCAGGTACTGGGCCGTCTTCCTACGGACGGCTTCCCGTCTGGTCTTGTTGGTGTCATCTTTAAACACATCAGAGCTCGTGTCAATAGCACAACATTGTAtagaattgtagaaaatataCCAAGAACAAATCATAGACAGACTGTCACTGAGTCGCTCACTCGTGTTAGTGACAAATTATTGCCacaaatatttttgtcaatttgcATTGTGGTCGCAATGATGTGCGACACACGagtagaatactgtaaatgcagaaatgttcgctgtggattaatgttcgcggttttcgcggcggccgcttcatcgcgaatttaaaaccaccgcaaacatttttccataacagtaagagattacagtgcatggtactaccgcgaaattaaaaccacagcgaaaagtcaattttcccgctaccgcgaaattaaatccccgcgaacttaaatgcatttacagtacattgtacatgacctCTACAAATAAAATGTTTCCTCCCAGAATGTCACATCATCAAATACAAAATAACTTCATTGGAAATCGCAGTGTTACCACTGGATTAAAATCAACGCAAAATGATCAATATTTATCAAAAAGAGACCACACTTGTTTGTCTAATTTGCGTACATCAATGACATTTTGTCAACtgcaatttcaaaatagattttcaaaacattcgccATTTCAGGTGACCAATTGGTCCTTGTTGGCGACAAATTGGAGATGTGTTGGCAAGTgtaagtgatttttttttggctCGGTGAGAAACCAGCTTTAGCTGAAGACTGGCTATTCTTCATGTCTTTTTATTTTCAGTGGTTTGACATTTTGAGCTTGAAATACAGAAATATGTAACACAACAGCCACATACTCTGCACACCCCTCAGCAGCATCTCCACACCAGACTTGTAGTACCCAAACGCTGCCTCGAAGCTGCCGCAAGCCTCGTTCTCAAGAGCCAATCGGATCATCTGTGCGGCCTCGTGGATGTAGTCCGCCATCTCCGCTCCGAGGTCGAACGATCCCACGCTCCTTCCCGACAACGCTCGCACTCTGTTGTGAACGGGCGAGGTGTGACTCACAACTATCCCATCAGCCTTGTCGTCAATGTCACTAGTTTTGGTCTTGTCTGCCTCTGGGCCTTGTTGGCCACTTTCTCTTCTGGACCTGGgaacaaac is a genomic window containing:
- the LOC118420446 gene encoding uncharacterized protein LOC118420446; the protein is MTCSDDDATTFTDDSMPNTPLPSQDMSFFDPLNKKDLLALPEEEGEGEGTLRRSNSWLLRAMDECTELASGSSAEDGDEGLIMRLPKEDVAADIANFLATADNSSAADSGIVESPQHDSQSDAVEGSLKDSPWAPSRQDSFEERNRHWQGSVARAYLDSVRYRSRRESGQQGPEADKTKTSDIDDKADGIVVSHTSPVHNRVRALSGRSVGSFDLGAEMADYIHEAAQMIRLALENEACGSFEAAFGYYKSGVEMLLRGVQNDTNKTRREAVRRKTAQYLLRAEDLYNRHLPGTGTSLTTGQISPRLLAYPTHGRTDSVDLDPVTAHLCGPTSDLQNYKVIGVVDKVALVIDITTNNTYVIKVLQKDSGDHTCHKSIVPARIPYMVQLYCYYTTEHAVFLVLEYAAGGKLWSSISGYLHQHSTFGQDSGEFQERSLEEGSHASHGRTSSTVEHTSAASSNKTLSPKHQPSLKSGDNPENDASPEDLLLAQIDQELQLEKATDDHRDTSMDDDLTAGPEPVSSYVDLFHQYEKERDRASSFSSDLASPVYGDEYVFDDRHRSMTSDSLISPVKLRDRDSSFLSDVGDVSAILAQEDNTEEPMVHSNSGTFLPSKIPNADMHVFSIESMEEEDFTSVLELNKKNEEFKSIYDSVVAEENEMERDPFGLSEGDEFGTTEQHVDIRVDNLQTDVATSESEHCLIEKTGVECAHKEEDEGKDEEVFSHNETGLNDENANGMIECVREDSSEEGTESTVVSDRKSESNRLQGERVESEEVVSEGTCLSEHNDQTVANKHDVETIRDKEIDSCGPALTDMDARLNTMEMEGETVLPSTVQRTGSLVSDDVNDSSQTPSLPCEAGTLPQSDPGSTGVPPGSTGVPRGSTEEESNPLSEEQQKVLDKLMQMRPAGRKHSYKKGSYNIRVNPLEDMDQEEGVDEDVFKLEYPPVRLDIDPDDAPILNTGTFSTTVALEGDAKSSVMIHKDTIPSLPVTPIKRRSSSSTSSGTKSPGYISPRLSPQQSPVKQTSSGDRRSTSGGSPRERLDSLDTSTPEKKSDKAAKLPLRKPSAESAELRHGSDTSGQSPKQFNIYSGRRDESFMDQGEDVRPRKRTTSVLFSHLDKSAKSFQGMTLPEPCVRQWAAEIVIALSKLHQRGIICRDLSPDNVLLSDRGHIRLTYFSQWTSVDRSFSWPSSQQLYVAPEVASVFRVTPACDWWSLGALLFELLTGKALLDCHPAGITSHTSLHIPEHVSTEARGLLQQLLQPNVSERLGSGIDGAEDIKAHPFFRDINWEELRE